CGCCACGCCATCGAAGTGGGCTCGGGGCTCGGGGAGTTCCGAGGAAGGGTCATCCGCGTTGGCCTGATGGGAAGCGGATCAACGGCCAACAACGTCCTCCTCTTCCTCTCGGCCCTGGCTGCGACTCTGAGACGAATGGGCCATCCCGTCGATGTCGCCTCGGCCCTGGAGAGAGCGGAGGAGCGGCTCGACGGCGATTAGATCGGTCCCAGGCCGGCGTCGCGCAGCTTGCTTCTGGCCCGGCTCAGGGCGTTATCCACCCTTTTGCGGGGCCACCGGAGGACCTGGGCCGCAGAGGCCACGCCGCCCGTCTCCAGGAAGGCATCCATGGCCATCAGTTCCGCGTCTGAGAGAAGGTGCACGGCCCGCTGAAGCCTCTCGCGCCCTTCGACGATCTCCTGGAGATCGAGCTGAGGCGGCGAGGCCTTTTCGAGACGCTCCTCTTCGGCGGCCTCCTCGGGAGGACGCCGTCTCAGCAGCGAGATCATGGCGTTGCGGACGCAGACTTTCGCGAAGGCACCAAAAGAACCTCTCGGGGGGCTGAAAAGCTGTACGGCACGGCAGAGGGCAAGAAGCCCCTCCTGAGAGAGGTCCTCCTGCAGATAGCGATCCCCGCCGGAGAGGGAAAAGGCCTGGCTTCTAACAAGGGGAAGATAGGCCAGAAGGACCTCGGCCAGGGCGTCGCTTTCGCCTCGGCGGGCCTCGTCGAGATGGCGTCGGAACTGCTTCCCTTCTTCGATTCTGTCCATCGCCCCAGTCTCCTCTGAATCGGAGTCAAAAAGGAGGTTCATCATGACGGAGAAAGAAGAGTCTGCGCGGATACAGGGCGACATCTCCGAAACGCTCATGGATCCCGATGCGGAACGCCGCTGGGCCCAGGAGCGCGGCTGCTCCCTTCTGGAGGCCCAGATCGGTGCGCTGCAGAAAGGGCGAATCCCTCTCCGCTTCGACCGTACCATGGGAACATTGGGACGGGAGGGGCAGCTCCGCCTCCTCCAATCGACGGTGGCCGTGGCGGGCTGCGGCGGGCTGGGCGGCCTCATCGTCGATCTTCTGGCCCGTTCCGGCATCGGTCGTCTGCACGTGGCCGACGGCGACGTCTTCGCCGTCTCGAATCTGAACCGTCAGATCCTCTCGTCGGAGAAACGCATCGGGACGGGGAAGGCCGCCACGGCGGCAGCCCACGTCCGAGCCATCAACGGAGCCCTCGAGGTGCGCGCCTTCGATGGCTTCATCGACGAGGAGACGGTCGGAAGCTTCCTCGAGGGCGTCGACGTCGCCGTCGACGCCCTCGACAACAACCTGTCGAGGCGACTTCTCCTGAAAGCGTGCCGCGAGAAAGCCATCCCCTTCGTCCACGGGGCCATCGCCGGTTTCTGGGGACAGCTTCAGGTCATCAAAGGCGATGAAAGAGCTCTCTTCGAGGACGAGGAGTCGAACAAGGGCATCGAAGGACAGACGGGCAACCCGCCCTTCACTCCTGCCCTCGTCGCCTCTTTGGAGGTGACGGAAACCGTCAAGCTCCTGACGGGAAGGTCCACCCTTCCGGAAGGGACCCTCCTTTGGATCGACTTGGAGAATCTCGAGTTCCGTCGCCTCAAGCTTTCCTAAACGTCGACCCGCTCCAGCAGAAGCGGTGAGAAGTGCGGTTCGTCGCCGATGACGAAGGCCTTTTCCAGGAGAAGTCGGGCCTCGTCCAGACGGCTGCCCCCGTTGTGATGCAGGCGGAGCACGAGTTCTCCGGCGCGGACGGCCTCCCCTCTTTTCCGGCAACACTCGACGGAGACGGAGGGGTCGATGACGTCTTCTTTGCGCATGCGCCCCCCTCCCATGATTTTGACGGCCTCTCCGACGCTGCGGGCCGCCATGCGTTGCACATAGCCGTCGCGACAGGCCCGGAGCTCTAAGACCTTCGAGGCCCGAGGCAGGGACTTCTCCGGCTCCTCCAGGATCTGAGGCGATGCGCCCTGGGCCTCGAGGAGCCGGGCCATTTTTTCAAGGGCCTTCCCCCCGTCGA
The DNA window shown above is from Aminithiophilus ramosus and carries:
- a CDS encoding sigma-70 family RNA polymerase sigma factor, with amino-acid sequence MDRIEEGKQFRRHLDEARRGESDALAEVLLAYLPLVRSQAFSLSGGDRYLQEDLSQEGLLALCRAVQLFSPPRGSFGAFAKVCVRNAMISLLRRRPPEEAAEEERLEKASPPQLDLQEIVEGRERLQRAVHLLSDAELMAMDAFLETGGVASAAQVLRWPRKRVDNALSRARSKLRDAGLGPI
- a CDS encoding HesA/MoeB/ThiF family protein, encoding MTEKEESARIQGDISETLMDPDAERRWAQERGCSLLEAQIGALQKGRIPLRFDRTMGTLGREGQLRLLQSTVAVAGCGGLGGLIVDLLARSGIGRLHVADGDVFAVSNLNRQILSSEKRIGTGKAATAAAHVRAINGALEVRAFDGFIDEETVGSFLEGVDVAVDALDNNLSRRLLLKACREKAIPFVHGAIAGFWGQLQVIKGDERALFEDEESNKGIEGQTGNPPFTPALVASLEVTETVKLLTGRSTLPEGTLLWIDLENLEFRRLKLS